A genomic window from Thermus antranikianii DSM 12462 includes:
- the pstB gene encoding phosphate ABC transporter ATP-binding protein PstB, which translates to MVSLEMLKEHETVRTAPVSEAEALVDVRGLSLWYGKKQALYDISVRFPRNQVTAIIGPSGCGKSTLLRSLNRMNDLVPGVRVEGEVLYEGVNIYDPRVDPVAVRRHIGMVFQKPNPFPKTIFENVAFGLRLMGVKGSELEDRVVEALKRAALWNEVQDRFKKESGLRLSGGQQQRLCIARAIAVEPPLLLMDEPTSALDPIATQAIEDLIQELKTRYTVVIVTHNMQQAARVSDRTLFMHLGVLVEEGPTEVLFTKPKHPYTEAYITGRFG; encoded by the coding sequence ATGGTGAGTCTGGAAATGCTCAAGGAACACGAGACGGTGCGCACCGCGCCCGTCTCCGAGGCCGAGGCCCTGGTGGACGTGCGGGGCCTGAGCCTCTGGTACGGTAAGAAGCAGGCCCTTTACGACATCTCCGTGCGCTTCCCCCGGAACCAGGTCACGGCCATCATCGGCCCCTCGGGGTGTGGGAAAAGCACCCTCCTGCGCTCCCTCAACCGCATGAACGACCTGGTACCCGGGGTACGGGTGGAGGGGGAGGTCCTCTACGAGGGGGTGAACATCTACGACCCCCGGGTGGACCCGGTGGCCGTGCGGCGGCACATCGGCATGGTCTTCCAGAAGCCCAACCCCTTCCCCAAGACCATCTTTGAGAACGTGGCCTTCGGCCTGCGGCTCATGGGGGTCAAGGGCAGCGAGCTGGAGGACCGGGTGGTGGAGGCCCTGAAGCGGGCCGCCCTGTGGAACGAGGTGCAGGACCGCTTCAAGAAGGAAAGCGGCCTCAGGCTCTCCGGCGGGCAGCAGCAGCGGCTCTGCATCGCCCGGGCCATCGCCGTGGAGCCCCCCCTCCTCCTCATGGACGAGCCCACCAGCGCCCTGGACCCCATCGCCACCCAGGCCATTGAGGACCTCATCCAGGAACTCAAGACCCGCTACACCGTGGTGATCGTCACCCACAACATGCAGCAGGCCGCCCGGGTCTCCGACCGCACCCTCTTCATGCACCTGGGGGTGCTGGTGGAGGAGGGCCCCACGGAGGTCCTCTTCACCAAACCCAAACACCCCTACACCGAGGCCTACATCACCGGCCGCTTCGGCTAA